The proteins below come from a single Streptomyces sp. B3I8 genomic window:
- the ligD gene encoding non-homologous end-joining DNA ligase, translating to MTPMTEVEGRRLALSNLEKVLHPATGFTKGELLHYYATAAEALLPHLRDRPLSFLRYPDGPDGQLFFVKSVPPGTPEWVSTVEVPRSEGPARQVVVQDLPSLMWAANQVTEFHTPQWRARTPGEADRLVLDLDPGAPATVVECCEVALWLRERLAADGIAAYAKTSGSKGLHLLAAITTAPSERATEYAKRLAVEAEQAMPELVVHRMTRSLRPGKVFVDWSQNAAKKTTAAPYTLRARAEPMVSTPVTWEEVAGCRAPEGLAFRAADLAPRLRDFGDLMAPLCAAEGAGALP from the coding sequence ATGACGCCGATGACAGAGGTGGAGGGGCGGCGGCTCGCGCTCAGCAATCTGGAGAAGGTGCTGCACCCGGCCACCGGCTTCACCAAGGGTGAGCTGCTGCACTACTACGCCACCGCCGCCGAGGCCCTGCTCCCCCATCTGCGCGACCGCCCGCTGTCCTTCCTCAGGTATCCGGACGGGCCGGACGGGCAGCTCTTCTTCGTCAAGAGCGTGCCGCCGGGCACGCCCGAGTGGGTCAGCACGGTCGAGGTGCCGCGCTCGGAGGGTCCGGCGCGGCAGGTCGTCGTACAGGATCTGCCGTCGCTGATGTGGGCGGCGAACCAGGTGACCGAGTTCCACACGCCGCAGTGGCGGGCCCGGACGCCCGGTGAGGCGGACCGGCTGGTCCTCGATCTGGACCCGGGGGCGCCGGCGACCGTCGTGGAGTGCTGCGAGGTGGCGCTCTGGCTGCGCGAGCGGCTGGCGGCGGACGGCATCGCGGCGTACGCGAAGACCTCCGGTTCCAAGGGGCTGCATCTGCTGGCGGCGATCACGACGGCGCCGTCCGAACGGGCGACGGAGTACGCCAAGCGGCTCGCGGTGGAGGCGGAGCAGGCGATGCCGGAACTGGTCGTGCACCGGATGACGCGCAGTCTGCGGCCGGGCAAGGTGTTCGTGGACTGGAGCCAGAACGCCGCGAAGAAGACCACGGCCGCCCCCTACACGCTGCGGGCGCGCGCGGAGCCGATGGTCTCCACGCCGGTGACGTGGGAGGAGGTCGCCGGCTGCCGGGCGCCGGAGGGGCTCGCCTTCCGTGCCGCGGACCTGGCGCCGCGGCTGCGGGACTTCGGCGATCTGATGGCGCCGCTGTGCGCTGCGGAGGGGGCCGGCGCGCTGCCGTGA
- a CDS encoding Ku protein, with translation MLYVRSIWNGAISFGLVSIPIKLVNATESHSVAFRQIHTEDGGRIRYRKVCELEDREVTSSEIGKGYEDADGTIVPITDEDLAQLPIPTTRTIEIVAFVPTDRIDPLQLGAAYYLGANGVPAAKPYTLLREALKRSNRVAIAKYALRGRERLGMLRVVDDVIAMHGLLWPDEIRAPEGVAPDANVTVRDKELDLADALMDTLGEVDLDDLHDDYREAVEELIAAKTSGEEPRETPGPARSGKVLDLMAALESSVRAAQESRAGTAEEADDGTEDAAHAEVRDLRKKKTPAKKTTSPKKPSATADRRTTAKKTTTDKTTTDKTTTDKTTTDKTTTDKTTTDKTTTDKTTAKTTAKKTAAKKSTPRKRSA, from the coding sequence GTGCTGTACGTGAGATCCATATGGAACGGCGCCATCTCGTTCGGCCTGGTCAGTATCCCGATCAAGCTGGTGAACGCCACCGAGAGCCACTCGGTCGCCTTCCGGCAGATCCACACGGAGGACGGCGGCCGCATCCGCTACCGCAAGGTCTGTGAACTGGAGGACCGCGAGGTCACGTCGTCCGAGATCGGCAAGGGGTACGAGGACGCGGACGGCACGATCGTCCCGATCACCGACGAGGACCTGGCCCAGCTGCCGATCCCCACCACCCGCACCATCGAGATCGTCGCCTTCGTGCCGACCGACCGGATCGACCCGCTCCAGCTGGGTGCCGCGTACTACCTGGGCGCGAACGGCGTCCCGGCCGCGAAGCCGTACACCTTGCTGCGCGAGGCGCTGAAGCGGAGCAACAGGGTGGCCATCGCGAAGTACGCCCTGCGGGGCCGCGAGCGGCTCGGGATGCTCCGCGTGGTGGACGACGTGATCGCCATGCACGGCCTGCTGTGGCCGGACGAGATCCGCGCCCCCGAGGGTGTGGCGCCGGACGCGAACGTCACCGTCCGCGACAAGGAACTGGACCTGGCGGACGCCCTCATGGACACGCTGGGCGAGGTCGACCTGGACGACCTCCACGACGACTACCGCGAGGCGGTCGAGGAACTCATCGCCGCGAAGACCTCCGGTGAGGAACCCCGGGAGACACCGGGCCCGGCCCGCAGTGGCAAGGTCCTGGACCTGATGGCGGCGCTGGAGAGCAGCGTGCGCGCGGCACAGGAGTCCCGCGCGGGCACGGCGGAGGAGGCGGACGACGGCACCGAGGACGCCGCGCACGCGGAGGTCAGGGACCTCCGGAAGAAGAAGACCCCCGCGAAGAAGACGACAAGCCCGAAGAAACCGTCCGCGACCGCCGACCGGAGGACCACAGCCAAAAAGACGACGACCGACAAGACGACGACCGACAAGACGACGACCGACAAGACGACGACCGACAAGACGACGACCGACAAGACGACGACCGACAAGACGACGACCGACAAGACGACGGCCAAGACGACGGCCAAGAAGACGGCAGCGAAGAAATCCACCCCTCGCAAACGCTCGGCGTGA
- a CDS encoding beta-ketoacyl synthase, protein MHDAPRRPYRTAASDTSPTAETSGTSPASDSAYVPHVPYFRPHTVTGAEVVPGDLLALSERDVGDDRWFVVTHTVPESPETIRVTLRPPLGGTDREEPLARSGEVTVACRRMDVSRIPVVTSSDLSAVEFRDGDRVTTLRVVDPRAEEETYVRRWDRWYRDLENRSGQPLSDEELRDLAEAAARSDRLVRHHPRPRRSAGTVVPRRVVVTGLGAITPLGVGVGELWRGLLDGRCGIRELAGEEFAGLPVRIAGTVPVDPAALLPRIRARRMNRAAQFAVLAAREAWRDAGFDDAGTVESGLDPERVGVSVGAILGDASVLVDSDRALREKGPRGVSPLTTPMCVPSQAASQVSLDLRITGEARTVSSACASGTEAIGQAVDRIRYGHVDAVLAGGAEAVVTPAIMASFASMRALSTHGLEEGTSPSRPFAKDRNGFVNGEGAGFLLLEAEEHARARGARIYCEAAGWGLSADAHHIAAPDPSGSGVALALRRALRDAGAHAVDVVHVNAHATGTVEGDLAEAGAVRAVLGGPVPVTAVKGNVGHLQGAAGGVEAVVTALTLWEGLVPPTVGCEVVDAAVGLDVVRGAPREVGGPGDVALSNSFGFGGHNAVLALRRWG, encoded by the coding sequence ATGCACGACGCACCACGCCGTCCGTATCGCACCGCCGCCTCCGACACCTCCCCCACCGCAGAGACCTCTGGCACCTCCCCCGCCTCCGACAGCGCGTACGTCCCCCACGTCCCCTACTTCCGGCCGCACACCGTGACCGGTGCCGAGGTCGTCCCAGGGGATCTGCTCGCCCTGTCGGAGCGGGACGTGGGCGACGACCGCTGGTTCGTGGTGACGCACACCGTGCCGGAGTCGCCGGAGACGATCCGGGTCACCCTGCGCCCGCCGCTCGGCGGCACGGACCGCGAGGAACCGCTCGCCCGCTCCGGCGAGGTGACGGTCGCCTGCCGCCGCATGGACGTCAGCCGCATTCCCGTCGTCACCTCCAGCGACCTGAGCGCCGTCGAGTTCCGGGACGGCGACCGCGTCACCACCCTGCGGGTGGTGGACCCCCGCGCCGAGGAGGAGACCTACGTACGGCGCTGGGACCGCTGGTACCGGGACCTGGAGAACCGTTCCGGTCAGCCGTTGTCCGACGAGGAGTTGCGGGACCTGGCCGAGGCCGCCGCGCGCTCCGACCGCCTCGTACGGCACCACCCGCGCCCCCGGCGGTCGGCGGGCACGGTGGTGCCGCGCCGGGTCGTGGTCACCGGGCTCGGGGCGATCACACCGCTCGGCGTCGGAGTGGGCGAACTGTGGCGGGGCCTGCTCGACGGACGCTGCGGCATACGGGAGTTGGCGGGCGAGGAGTTCGCGGGGCTGCCGGTGCGGATCGCCGGGACCGTCCCCGTCGACCCGGCGGCCCTGCTGCCCCGCATCCGCGCCCGGCGGATGAACCGGGCCGCGCAGTTCGCGGTGCTCGCCGCCCGGGAGGCCTGGCGGGACGCCGGGTTCGACGACGCCGGCACCGTGGAGAGCGGGCTCGACCCGGAACGGGTCGGGGTGTCGGTCGGGGCGATCCTCGGCGACGCCTCCGTCCTCGTCGACAGCGACCGCGCGCTGCGGGAGAAGGGGCCGCGCGGGGTGTCGCCGCTGACCACACCGATGTGCGTGCCCTCGCAGGCCGCCTCCCAGGTGTCGCTCGATCTGCGGATCACCGGCGAGGCACGCACGGTGAGCAGCGCGTGCGCCTCCGGCACCGAGGCGATCGGGCAGGCCGTCGACCGCATCCGGTACGGGCATGTCGACGCGGTTCTCGCCGGGGGCGCGGAGGCGGTGGTGACGCCGGCGATCATGGCGTCGTTCGCGTCGATGCGGGCGCTGTCCACGCACGGCCTGGAGGAGGGGACCTCGCCGTCGCGGCCGTTCGCCAAGGACCGGAACGGGTTCGTGAACGGGGAGGGTGCCGGGTTCCTGCTCCTGGAGGCGGAGGAGCACGCGCGGGCCCGGGGCGCGCGGATCTACTGCGAGGCGGCCGGGTGGGGACTGTCGGCGGACGCCCACCACATCGCCGCGCCGGATCCCTCCGGCAGCGGGGTGGCGCTGGCGCTGCGGCGGGCCCTGCGGGACGCGGGGGCGCACGCGGTGGACGTCGTGCATGTCAACGCGCACGCGACGGGGACCGTGGAGGGCGACCTCGCCGAGGCCGGGGCGGTGCGGGCGGTACTGGGCGGGCCGGTGCCGGTGACCGCGGTCAAGGGGAACGTGGGGCACCTGCAGGGGGCCGCGGGGGGAGTGGAGGCGGTGGTGACGGCGCTGACCCTCTGGGAGGGGCTCGTTCCGCCGACCGTGGGGTGCGAGGTGGTGGACGCGGCGGTGGGGTTGGATGTGGTGCGGGGCGCTCCGCGGGAGGTCGGGGGGCCGGGAGACGTGGCGTTGAGCAACTCGTTCGGATTCGGTGGTCACAACGCGGTGCTGGCGTTGCGGAGGTGGGGCTGA
- a CDS encoding metalloregulator ArsR/SmtB family transcription factor has translation MSAPQEGAPLSPRRLSVLDAVRDAGAPAGITEVAERLGVHPNTVRFHLDALVAQGRVERTVEQPSGPGRPRTVHTVRQGMDRGGARHYRFLARMLVSRLASTRPAAEAAAEATDAGRAWGRDLVEGFPPSHRPTARESVERVAAMLDDLGFAPRLDGDGDADGPAAIRLRHCPFLELAEEYGRVVCPLHLGLMQGAFAELGAPVAAHRLEPFAEPDTCVAHLAPARAA, from the coding sequence GTGTCCGCACCTCAGGAGGGCGCACCGCTCTCCCCGCGCCGCCTGTCGGTGCTCGACGCCGTACGGGACGCGGGCGCCCCGGCCGGCATCACCGAGGTGGCCGAGCGGCTCGGTGTGCATCCCAACACGGTGCGCTTCCACCTCGACGCGCTGGTGGCGCAGGGCCGCGTGGAACGGACGGTGGAACAGCCGTCGGGCCCGGGCCGCCCGCGCACCGTTCACACCGTCCGGCAGGGCATGGACCGCGGCGGCGCACGCCACTACCGGTTCCTCGCCCGGATGCTGGTCAGCCGGCTGGCGTCCACCCGGCCGGCTGCCGAGGCGGCCGCCGAGGCCACCGACGCGGGCCGGGCCTGGGGCCGGGACCTGGTCGAAGGGTTCCCCCCGTCCCATCGCCCCACGGCGCGGGAGTCGGTGGAGCGGGTCGCCGCCATGCTCGACGACCTGGGCTTCGCCCCGCGGCTCGACGGCGACGGCGATGCCGACGGCCCCGCCGCGATCCGGCTGCGGCACTGCCCCTTCCTCGAACTCGCCGAGGAGTACGGCAGGGTCGTCTGCCCGCTCCACCTCGGCCTGATGCAGGGCGCGTTCGCGGAACTGGGCGCCCCGGTGGCCGCCCACCGCCTGGAACCGTTCGCGGAACCGGACACGTGCGTGGCGCACCTGGCCCCCGCCCGGGCGGCATGA
- a CDS encoding DUF488 family protein codes for MAGGPREPLLTFGHGTAGEEELAGLLDGARVAAVVDVRTAPGSRRNPDAGRDALARWLPRRGLGYRWEQRLGGFRRAAPDSPDTFWENTSFRGYAGYTRDPAFVAAMDDLLREAAATRTAVMCAEVVWWRCHRRIVADFAVLARGVEVFHLMHDGRLTPHRPTAGARLREDGLLVYDVRDDEGDRADEGAEGAEGAEGDEGDRADVDGEGDVDGG; via the coding sequence GTGGCGGGCGGGCCCCGGGAGCCGCTGCTCACCTTCGGGCACGGCACCGCCGGCGAGGAGGAGCTTGCCGGACTGCTGGACGGTGCCCGGGTGGCCGCCGTGGTGGACGTCCGCACCGCCCCCGGCAGCCGCCGCAACCCGGACGCCGGACGCGACGCCCTCGCGCGGTGGCTGCCCCGCCGGGGGCTCGGCTACCGGTGGGAGCAGCGGCTCGGCGGCTTCCGGCGGGCGGCGCCGGACTCCCCCGACACCTTCTGGGAGAACACGTCCTTCCGCGGTTACGCCGGCTACACGCGGGATCCCGCGTTCGTCGCGGCGATGGACGACCTGCTGCGGGAGGCGGCGGCGACCCGCACCGCCGTGATGTGCGCGGAGGTGGTGTGGTGGCGCTGCCATCGGCGGATCGTCGCGGACTTCGCGGTCCTCGCCCGGGGCGTCGAGGTGTTCCACCTCATGCACGACGGCCGGCTCACCCCCCACCGCCCCACGGCCGGCGCCCGGCTGCGCGAGGACGGGCTGCTGGTCTACGACGTCCGGGACGACGAGGGCGACCGGGCCGACGAGGGCGCCGAGGGCGCCGAGGGCGCCGAGGGCGACGAGGGCGACCGGGCCGACGTGGACGGCGAGGGCGACGTGGACGGCGGCTGA
- a CDS encoding cupin domain-containing protein: MQKISLDALVREHLGHAVAASTGRSATTVHGGHETVLRQTPLALTAGTSLSEHESPGEATLLVLRGRVRLTGGDTSWEGRNGDLFTVPRARHGLEAVEDSAVLLTMTERG, translated from the coding sequence ATGCAGAAGATCTCACTCGACGCCCTTGTCCGCGAGCACCTCGGGCACGCCGTGGCCGCCTCGACCGGACGCAGTGCCACCACCGTGCACGGCGGGCACGAGACCGTGCTGCGGCAGACACCGCTCGCGCTGACCGCCGGTACCTCGCTGTCCGAGCACGAGAGCCCGGGCGAGGCCACGCTGCTCGTGCTGCGCGGGCGGGTGCGGCTGACCGGCGGGGACACCTCGTGGGAGGGCCGGAACGGGGATCTGTTCACCGTTCCGCGGGCGAGGCACGGGCTGGAGGCGGTCGAGGACTCGGCCGTACTGCTCACCATGACCGAGCGCGGCTGA
- a CDS encoding LLM class flavin-dependent oxidoreductase encodes MRTRTTARNDIRIGVMYDRDWAPEGLPAFAREVEALGADDVWVVEDLGWNGGVSAAAVALGATERLRVGIGITPAPLRSPALLAMELATLARVFPGRLVAGVGHGVREWMTAVGVAPRSPLALLEETITSVRALLGGERVELEGREVRLDGIRLVHPPAEVPPVVAGVVRPRSLELSGRVADGTVIAEGHGPAEVTAARELVAKGGADAEHTLTVFAFACVDDDPARAAETLRPLTEGQAAWLGRPAEEVFTVSGRAEDAAGRVRELAAAGADTVVLRVAGPEPVRQLGSVLEALGR; translated from the coding sequence ATGCGAACCAGGACGACGGCGCGGAACGACATTCGGATCGGCGTGATGTACGACCGGGACTGGGCGCCCGAGGGGCTGCCCGCCTTCGCGCGGGAGGTCGAGGCTCTCGGCGCGGACGACGTGTGGGTCGTCGAGGACCTCGGCTGGAACGGGGGCGTGTCCGCGGCGGCCGTGGCACTGGGGGCGACCGAGCGGCTGCGGGTCGGCATCGGGATCACACCGGCGCCGCTGCGCAGCCCGGCGCTGCTCGCGATGGAACTGGCCACGCTGGCGCGGGTGTTCCCGGGCCGGCTGGTGGCCGGGGTCGGGCACGGGGTGCGGGAGTGGATGACGGCGGTCGGCGTCGCCCCGCGCTCCCCGCTCGCGCTGCTGGAGGAGACGATCACCTCCGTACGGGCGTTGCTGGGCGGGGAGCGGGTGGAGCTGGAGGGCCGGGAGGTGCGGCTGGACGGCATCCGGCTGGTGCATCCGCCGGCCGAGGTGCCGCCGGTGGTGGCGGGTGTGGTGCGGCCGCGCTCGCTGGAGCTGTCGGGGCGGGTCGCCGACGGCACGGTGATCGCGGAGGGGCACGGTCCCGCCGAGGTGACGGCGGCCCGGGAGCTGGTGGCCAAGGGCGGCGCCGACGCGGAGCACACCCTGACGGTGTTCGCCTTCGCGTGCGTGGACGACGACCCCGCCCGCGCCGCCGAGACGCTGCGCCCGCTCACGGAGGGGCAGGCCGCCTGGCTCGGCCGCCCGGCGGAGGAGGTCTTCACCGTCTCCGGCCGCGCGGAGGACGCCGCCGGCCGCGTACGGGAACTGGCGGCGGCCGGCGCGGACACGGTCGTCCTGCGAGTGGCGGGACCGGAACCGGTACGGCAGCTCGGGAGCGTGCTGGAGGCACTGGGGCGGTAG
- a CDS encoding PHP domain-containing protein → MGNGHHHAHGHHHSHSAGHGHQGGESDALPAAFDLTVPDEELSPRQLSRRSMVRRAGLLGAGLAAGGVLGGVGAGQAAAQAVPASDQSRRESRTGRYLWLAGDHHIHTRYSSDAKYRVVDQVRQANAHGLDWMVVTDHASEQHAKIGVEKVNPDIVAARDEIEDTLVFQGLEWNIPAAEHGTVFVHPGRNEVAVLKQFEATYDGSLNHAGANTPANEALAIAGIDFLAAQVRRRKVKDALFLANHPARKGIDSPHEIRGWRDAQPHIAVGMEGAPGHQAGGLPAPHGPGSARGLYDNSPGADSFADYPLESYRTWGGFDWMTATVGGLWDSLLAEGKAWWITANSDSHNVWADLSVRGPNSDFAANGRYDDPVYGGDVNLTDTDFWPGQYSRTHVGAASFSYQSVMDGLRAGRVWVDHGALLSGLDARLRGGGRETTLGGSLHVRKGGKVDLVVDISLAGGPNWAQFVPKLARVDVILGEVTGAVSDRDVFTTPDTKVVKSFEVNKSTGGVRLTYTLGRVDRPVYVRLRGTDGNRSAVGLRGAAVDPAGPAMDVVGDADPWKDLWFYSNPMWVLPA, encoded by the coding sequence ATGGGCAACGGACACCACCACGCACACGGGCACCACCACAGCCACAGCGCCGGCCACGGTCACCAGGGCGGCGAGTCCGACGCCCTCCCGGCGGCCTTCGACCTGACCGTCCCCGACGAGGAGCTGTCGCCCCGGCAGCTCTCCCGGCGCTCCATGGTGCGACGCGCCGGTCTGCTCGGCGCCGGTCTGGCCGCCGGCGGGGTGCTCGGCGGCGTCGGCGCCGGACAGGCCGCCGCGCAGGCCGTGCCCGCCTCGGACCAGTCCCGCCGGGAATCCCGCACCGGCCGCTATCTGTGGCTGGCCGGCGACCACCACATCCACACCCGGTACAGCTCCGACGCCAAGTACCGCGTCGTCGACCAGGTGCGCCAGGCCAACGCGCACGGCCTGGACTGGATGGTCGTCACCGACCACGCCAGCGAGCAGCACGCCAAGATCGGGGTCGAGAAGGTCAACCCCGACATCGTCGCCGCCCGGGACGAGATCGAGGACACGCTCGTCTTCCAGGGCCTGGAGTGGAACATCCCGGCCGCCGAGCACGGCACCGTCTTCGTGCACCCCGGCCGCAACGAGGTGGCCGTCCTCAAGCAGTTCGAGGCGACGTACGACGGCTCCCTGAACCACGCGGGCGCGAACACGCCCGCCAACGAGGCCCTCGCCATCGCGGGCATCGACTTCCTCGCCGCGCAGGTGCGCCGGCGCAAGGTGAAGGACGCGCTGTTCCTCGCCAACCACCCCGCCCGCAAGGGCATCGACTCCCCGCACGAGATCCGCGGCTGGCGCGACGCGCAGCCGCACATCGCGGTCGGCATGGAGGGCGCCCCCGGCCACCAGGCCGGCGGCCTGCCCGCCCCGCACGGCCCCGGCTCCGCGCGCGGCCTCTACGACAACAGCCCCGGCGCCGACTCCTTCGCGGACTACCCGCTGGAGAGCTACCGCACCTGGGGCGGCTTCGACTGGATGACCGCCACGGTCGGCGGCCTGTGGGACAGCCTCCTCGCCGAGGGCAAGGCCTGGTGGATCACCGCGAACTCCGACTCGCACAACGTCTGGGCCGACCTCTCCGTACGCGGCCCGAACAGCGACTTCGCCGCCAACGGCCGCTACGACGACCCGGTCTACGGCGGGGACGTCAACCTCACCGACACCGACTTCTGGCCGGGCCAGTACTCCCGTACGCACGTCGGTGCCGCCTCCTTCTCCTACCAGTCGGTGATGGACGGCCTCCGCGCCGGCCGCGTCTGGGTCGACCACGGCGCCCTCCTCAGCGGCCTCGACGCCCGGCTGCGCGGCGGCGGCCGGGAGACCACGCTCGGCGGCTCGCTGCATGTGCGCAAGGGCGGCAAGGTCGACCTGGTCGTCGACATCAGCCTGGCGGGCGGCCCCAACTGGGCGCAGTTCGTGCCGAAGCTGGCCCGCGTGGACGTCATCCTGGGCGAGGTCACCGGTGCCGTGTCCGACCGGGACGTCTTCACGACGCCGGACACCAAGGTGGTCAAGTCCTTCGAGGTGAACAAGTCCACCGGCGGCGTCCGCCTGACGTACACCCTCGGCCGCGTCGACCGTCCGGTGTACGTCAGGCTGCGCGGCACGGACGGCAACCGGTCGGCCGTCGGCCTGCGGGGCGCGGCCGTCGACCCGGCGGGACCGGCGATGGACGTCGTCGGCGACGCCGACCCGTGGAAGGACCTGTGGTTCTACTCCAACCCGATGTGGGTCCTGCCCGCATGA
- a CDS encoding ABC transporter permease, with protein sequence MTATASPAEYPAGPSAVSPAPGAGPSAHSPASGRVTVIRSYRFEVVKLLSQWRIRLLLLACWIAPAGFVAGVSAQSTLPTDTLFGRWMHATGWAGPLVTLGFAGTWALPLLTSVVAGDVFASEDRLGTWRHLLVAVRSPRRIFVAKVSAGLTVVLLLVAGLAASSTAGGLLAVGGQPLAGLDGHLLAPGDAAGTVLLAWACVLAPTLALAGIGFLGSVVLGRSPMGLLLPALVALTMQLAQMLPLPVAVRLALPGDAFLTWKGLFTEPAQLTPLLIGMAVGLLWAVTATALAYVLFLRRDFTNPADDGSARRAVTRAALPLAALLGVTVAVVAGTTTAAGSGIEQAKVERALATEFAHLYRMQTGQLHRPAVTEARLRTSAACAKAGVQDGARGPGNDWRCVVSWHLPGVTATGSAVYQLDITADGRFVADGDGPKEVNGYFLVRTSTGDAPNPLWQFDGDVDLLSESPDAPTDAPTP encoded by the coding sequence ATGACCGCCACCGCGAGCCCGGCCGAGTACCCGGCCGGTCCCTCGGCCGTGAGCCCCGCCCCCGGTGCCGGACCTTCCGCGCACAGCCCCGCATCAGGCCGTGTGACGGTCATCCGCAGCTACCGCTTCGAAGTCGTCAAGCTCCTCTCCCAGTGGCGTATCCGCCTGCTGCTCCTCGCCTGCTGGATCGCGCCCGCGGGTTTCGTGGCCGGCGTGAGCGCGCAGAGCACGCTGCCCACGGACACCCTGTTCGGCCGCTGGATGCACGCCACCGGGTGGGCCGGGCCGCTGGTGACGCTCGGTTTCGCCGGCACCTGGGCGCTGCCGTTGCTCACCTCCGTCGTCGCCGGTGACGTGTTCGCCTCGGAGGACCGGCTCGGCACCTGGCGCCACCTGCTCGTCGCCGTCCGCTCGCCCCGGCGGATCTTCGTGGCCAAGGTGTCGGCCGGCCTCACCGTCGTCCTCCTGCTCGTGGCCGGGCTGGCCGCCTCCAGCACGGCCGGCGGCCTGCTCGCCGTCGGCGGCCAACCGCTGGCCGGCCTCGACGGGCACCTGCTCGCACCGGGGGACGCCGCCGGCACGGTCCTGCTCGCCTGGGCCTGCGTGCTCGCCCCCACCCTGGCCCTCGCCGGAATCGGGTTCCTCGGGTCGGTGGTCCTCGGGCGCTCCCCGATGGGTCTGCTGCTGCCCGCGCTCGTCGCGCTGACGATGCAGCTCGCCCAGATGCTGCCGTTGCCGGTCGCCGTGCGCCTGGCCCTGCCCGGCGACGCGTTCCTCACCTGGAAGGGCCTGTTCACCGAACCGGCGCAGCTCACTCCGCTCCTCATCGGCATGGCTGTCGGTCTCCTGTGGGCCGTGACGGCGACGGCGCTGGCGTACGTCCTCTTCCTGCGGCGCGACTTCACCAACCCCGCCGACGACGGCTCGGCGCGCCGCGCGGTCACCAGGGCCGCACTGCCGCTCGCCGCGCTGCTCGGCGTGACGGTCGCGGTCGTGGCGGGGACGACCACCGCCGCGGGCTCCGGGATCGAGCAGGCCAAGGTGGAACGCGCGCTCGCCACCGAGTTCGCCCACCTGTACCGCATGCAGACCGGGCAGCTCCACCGACCCGCCGTCACCGAGGCGCGGTTGAGGACCTCGGCGGCGTGCGCCAAGGCGGGCGTCCAGGACGGTGCCCGGGGTCCGGGCAACGACTGGCGGTGCGTCGTCTCCTGGCACCTGCCGGGTGTCACGGCCACCGGGTCGGCCGTCTACCAGCTCGACATCACGGCAGACGGGCGGTTCGTCGCGGACGGCGACGGACCGAAGGAGGTCAACGGGTACTTCCTGGTGCGCACGTCGACGGGAGACGCACCGAACCCGCTGTGGCAGTTCGACGGCGACGTCGACCTGCTCTCCGAGTCCCCGGACGCGCCGACCGACGCACCGACCCCCTGA